Genomic DNA from Gimesia aquarii:
TTTCGAGACGATTTCTTCAGGAAGTTCAGGAGGGGGACTGTTTTTATCCCATGTAGTAGACTCTAGCCAATCACGTACAAACTGTTTGTCTAGAGAAGGCTGAGGTCCTCCGGATTGGTAAAGCTCAGCTGGCCAGAAACGTGAACTGTCCGGTGTTAAAACTTCATCAATCAAAATGAGTTCCCCATTCAACAAACCAAATTCAAACTTTGTATCGGCCAGAATAATTCCCTGTTCACGTGCGTACTCTGAACCTTGTTGATAAATCTGAATGCTGAGATCTCGTAACTGTTCCGCCAACTCCTGGCCAACTCCCGTGCACATCGTCTCGAATGAAACATTCTCGTCATGGCCTGTTTCCGCTTTTGTGGCTGGTGTAAACAATGGCTCTGGAAGCTGAGCACTCTGTGATAGTCCTTGAGGAAGCTCAAGACCACAAACAGCTCCCGTCTCGAGATAATCCTTCCATCCGGAACCAGATAGATAACCGCGAACAACGCACTCAAAAGGAACTACTTCTGTTTTTTTCACTACCATACATCGTCCCTTGAGAACCTCCAGATCGGCATTATCTGGGAGCGGTAAATCAGCAGGATTCATGCTTATTAAATGATTGGGAATCTCCGCAAAACGTTCAAACCAGAAACGACTGATTTGAGTTAACACCCTCCCTTTATCTGGAATTCCAGGACACAACACCCAGTCAAACGCACTGATTCGATCAGTCGCCACAAATAAGAGTCGATCCTCAAAATCGTATACATCACGTACTTTTCCCCGCTTGACGGGAATGCCTGAAAGTGAACTTTCAATAAGAGCAGTTGATGCCATAAACCCTAGCCGCCATGATTAAAATCCAATGAATTTACACACAGGAAGTGTAGCGAGAACAAGCATGCTAAACAATTGATGATAAATCATAACCCTTAAATCCCGTATAAAATGAGTGATCGTCAGTTTCCTGAGTACTTAATCTCCCCTTCAAGTTCAATGTACATACATACGAGTCTACACTTGCCTGTAGCCCCTCAAACGTGATAATGAACTATGTGGCCAGAAGTTAACATCACCCTTGAAAAATCAGATAATGATTGCGACCCGTTTTATGGGCAACTTGCGTTTTTTAATTGCACCTTCTCAAGTACCTGAAGACTGGTCTGATCTTCATCGCGCGTATCTGAACGCTGTTGACGGAAGGGTGTTTCCCACTCGGGTTGAAGTAGATGGAAATCTTCTGACTTTTCGCCGTCAAACATCACAAAGCTGCAAACTCAACATCGTCTGGCAGATTAACAACTTCGGACGACCCGTGATTAGAACCGCTTCACTACCAGAGCGGGAAGAACCATATGTACTGCTGCTGGAATTAGCCCGCGGTAAAATCTCTACATTAAAAGACCAGCTCAGTGCATGGCAAGTTGCTGGCTTGAATATCCCCGATGCGCTCTGGACTTTACATAATGAAGCATTCTCAGCCTTCGCGCAGGCAGCTGTAGCCCAGGATCATTTAGAAGAATGTTCAAAACTGGCAAGTGTCGCATTACAGAAAGCGCACGCTGCAGCTGAAATGCTAACTCAACTTTATGCGCGACAGCGATTGGCCATTCTCCATCAGCGCTCTCAGGCAATGAAACTCCCTGTTTCACTTGGCTGTAATCTAGGTGAGTTTATCCCCAACAAACAAGAAAGTCAGCTGATCTGCCAGGCATTTGATGCCGCCAACACCGATTTGATTAACTGGAAACTCATCGAGCCGATTGAGGGAGATCAGAACTGGGAATTATGTGATCAACAGGTCGACTGGTGCGAAAAAAATCATCTACTCATTCGCGGAGGATGTTTGCTGGATTTTGCCCCGCATGGTTTACCAGACTGGCTTGAATCCTGGAAGCTGGACATGGTTAATTTCCAGAGCATTATTTCGCATTTCATTGAAACTGCCATCACTCGATATTCCGGAAGCATTCGAATCTGGACAATGGTTTCTTCCATGAATACGGGAGGAGTCTT
This window encodes:
- a CDS encoding phosphoribosylaminoimidazolesuccinocarboxamide synthase, which encodes MASTALIESSLSGIPVKRGKVRDVYDFEDRLLFVATDRISAFDWVLCPGIPDKGRVLTQISRFWFERFAEIPNHLISMNPADLPLPDNADLEVLKGRCMVVKKTEVVPFECVVRGYLSGSGWKDYLETGAVCGLELPQGLSQSAQLPEPLFTPATKAETGHDENVSFETMCTGVGQELAEQLRDLSIQIYQQGSEYAREQGIILADTKFEFGLLNGELILIDEVLTPDSSRFWPAELYQSGGPQPSLDKQFVRDWLESTTWDKNSPPPELPEEIVSKTRDKYFDAFRLLTGNECTW
- a CDS encoding endo-1,4-beta-xylanase, whose amino-acid sequence is MIATRFMGNLRFLIAPSQVPEDWSDLHRAYLNAVDGRVFPTRVEVDGNLLTFRRQTSQSCKLNIVWQINNFGRPVIRTASLPEREEPYVLLLELARGKISTLKDQLSAWQVAGLNIPDALWTLHNEAFSAFAQAAVAQDHLEECSKLASVALQKAHAAAEMLTQLYARQRLAILHQRSQAMKLPVSLGCNLGEFIPNKQESQLICQAFDAANTDLINWKLIEPIEGDQNWELCDQQVDWCEKNHLLIRGGCLLDFAPHGLPDWLESWKLDMVNFQSIISHFIETAITRYSGSIRIWTMVSSMNTGGVFGLNEETRLTLTARAIEVAKKTDDSIQCFIRVEQPWGDYLSKGQHQLSPMQFVDAIDRLGVGLSGIDLELSIGYHPNGSHHHDLLDISKLIDKWSVLNLPLHITLAFPSSDAAEEEAHPGMSTVQTNQWKTDWSEAAQAEWIDLYLPLLLAKPAVTGVYWSRFRDQDARRFPHSGLINSEGQAKPALQTISKYHKQYWRS